In the genome of Hymenobacter cellulosivorans, one region contains:
- the tyrS gene encoding tyrosine--tRNA ligase, which yields MDLLEELRWRGMFHDMMPGTDEHLRQNAPITGYIGFDPTASSLHIGNLATIMLLVHLQRAGHRPLALVGGATGMIGDPSGKSAERNLLDEEALRRNQAGIKAQLEKFLDFNEGPTGAKVVNNYDWFKDFGFLQFLREVGKHLTVNYMMAKDSVKRRISGNEDSGAEGLSYTEFSYQLLQGYDFFHLYKELGTTLQMGASDQWGNITTGTELIRRMSNGEGKAYALTGQLITKADGTKYGKSETGTVWLDPTMTSPYQFYQFFLRAEDVDAPRLIRVFTLLSQQEIEALEAEHAQAPHLRVLQKALAKDVTIRVHSQEAFEAALAASQVLFGGGDLASLDEATLLDVFAGVPQVEISRSEVADLDALTLLSTATNGVIFASKGEARKMVQNNGVKLNRQKVALDQSATAVAPLLDKYLVAQKGKSYFLIKLI from the coding sequence TTGGACCTACTAGAAGAGCTCCGCTGGCGCGGGATGTTTCACGACATGATGCCCGGCACCGATGAGCATTTGCGCCAGAACGCGCCTATCACCGGCTATATCGGCTTCGACCCTACTGCTTCGTCGCTGCACATCGGCAATTTGGCCACCATCATGCTGCTAGTCCACCTGCAGCGCGCCGGCCACCGCCCCCTGGCCCTGGTAGGCGGCGCCACCGGCATGATTGGCGACCCGTCGGGTAAGTCAGCGGAGCGGAATTTGCTCGACGAGGAGGCTCTGCGCCGCAACCAGGCCGGTATCAAAGCCCAACTAGAGAAGTTCCTGGACTTTAACGAAGGCCCTACCGGGGCCAAAGTGGTCAACAACTACGATTGGTTCAAGGACTTTGGCTTCCTGCAGTTTCTGCGCGAAGTGGGTAAGCACCTGACCGTAAACTACATGATGGCCAAGGACTCGGTAAAGCGTCGCATCAGCGGCAACGAGGACTCCGGGGCCGAGGGCCTGAGCTACACCGAGTTCAGCTACCAGCTGCTGCAGGGCTACGACTTTTTCCACCTCTACAAGGAGCTGGGCACGACCCTGCAAATGGGCGCCAGTGACCAGTGGGGCAACATCACGACCGGCACCGAACTGATCCGGCGCATGAGCAACGGGGAGGGCAAAGCCTACGCCCTGACCGGCCAGCTCATTACCAAAGCCGACGGCACCAAGTACGGCAAGAGCGAAACCGGCACCGTCTGGCTCGACCCGACCATGACCTCGCCTTACCAGTTCTACCAGTTCTTCCTGCGGGCCGAAGACGTGGACGCCCCACGCCTGATCCGCGTATTTACGCTGCTTTCCCAGCAGGAAATTGAGGCCTTGGAAGCCGAACATGCCCAGGCTCCCCACCTGCGCGTACTGCAGAAAGCCCTGGCCAAGGACGTGACTATCCGGGTACATTCGCAGGAAGCCTTCGAGGCCGCGCTGGCCGCGTCCCAGGTGCTCTTCGGCGGCGGTGATTTGGCTTCGCTCGACGAGGCTACCCTACTCGACGTCTTTGCCGGCGTGCCACAGGTGGAAATCAGCCGCAGCGAAGTAGCCGACCTCGACGCCCTGACCCTGCTGAGCACGGCAACGAATGGGGTAATTTTCGCCAGCAAAGGCGAGGCCCGCAAGATGGTCCAGAATAACGGCGTGAAGCTAAACCGCCAGAAAGTTGCCCTCGACCAGTCGGCCACGGCCGTGGCGCCCCTGCTGGACAAGTACCTGGTGGCCCAGAAGGGCAAAAGCTACTTCCTGATCAAGCTTATCTAA
- a CDS encoding aminotransferase class I/II-fold pyridoxal phosphate-dependent enzyme — MDLFEKIAANRGPLGSHSHYAHGYFTFPKLEGEIEPRMIFRGKEVLTWSLNNYLGLANHPEVRKADADAAAQYGMALPMGARMMSGNSNLHEQLESELADFVQKPDCMLLNFGYQGVVSIIDAMVGRHDVIVYDAESHACIIDGVRLHAGKRFVYTHNDMESLEKQLQRAKRITDETGGGVLVITEGVFGMSGNQGNLRGVVALKEKYEFRLFVDDAHGFGTMGATGAGTGEEQGVQDGIDLYFSTFAKSMASIGAFVAGPESVIEYLRYNMRSQIFAKSLPMPLVVGALKRLELLRTKPELKDNLWTVVRALQSGLREKGFNIGTTTSPVTPVFLNGQIPDATQITFDLRENHGIFCSIVVYPVVPKGVIMLRLIPTAVHSLSDVDQTIKAFEVVAEKLDKGLYSKTEAVPAS, encoded by the coding sequence GTGGATCTTTTCGAAAAGATTGCCGCGAACCGCGGCCCACTGGGCAGCCATTCGCACTACGCCCACGGCTATTTCACCTTCCCCAAGCTGGAAGGCGAAATCGAGCCCCGTATGATTTTTCGCGGCAAAGAGGTTCTTACCTGGAGTCTGAATAATTACCTGGGCCTGGCCAACCACCCCGAAGTCCGTAAGGCCGACGCTGACGCCGCCGCCCAGTACGGCATGGCCCTGCCCATGGGCGCACGCATGATGTCGGGCAACTCGAACCTGCACGAGCAGCTGGAAAGTGAGCTGGCCGACTTCGTGCAGAAACCCGACTGCATGCTGCTCAACTTTGGCTACCAGGGCGTGGTATCGATTATCGACGCCATGGTGGGCCGCCACGACGTGATTGTGTACGACGCCGAGTCTCACGCCTGCATCATCGACGGCGTGCGCCTGCACGCCGGCAAGCGCTTCGTGTATACCCACAACGACATGGAGAGCCTGGAGAAGCAGCTGCAGCGCGCCAAGCGCATCACCGACGAAACCGGCGGCGGCGTGCTCGTCATTACGGAGGGCGTGTTCGGCATGTCGGGCAACCAGGGTAACCTGCGCGGCGTGGTAGCCCTGAAGGAAAAATACGAGTTCCGCCTCTTCGTCGATGATGCCCACGGCTTCGGCACGATGGGCGCTACGGGCGCCGGAACGGGCGAAGAACAGGGCGTACAGGACGGTATCGACCTTTATTTTTCGACCTTCGCCAAGAGCATGGCCAGCATCGGCGCCTTCGTCGCCGGGCCGGAAAGCGTAATTGAATATTTGCGCTACAACATGCGGAGCCAGATTTTCGCCAAATCCCTGCCCATGCCGCTCGTGGTAGGTGCTTTGAAGCGCCTGGAGCTGCTGCGCACCAAGCCTGAGCTGAAAGACAACCTCTGGACCGTAGTACGGGCCCTACAGAGCGGTTTGCGCGAAAAAGGCTTCAACATCGGCACCACGACTTCGCCCGTGACGCCCGTGTTTTTGAACGGCCAGATTCCCGACGCAACCCAAATAACCTTCGATTTGCGCGAGAATCACGGTATTTTCTGCTCTATCGTGGTGTATCCGGTAGTTCCCAAGGGCGTTATCATGCTCCGTCTGATTCCAACGGCCGTGCATTCGCTAAGCGACGTCGATCAGACCATCAAGGCCTTTGAGGTAGTGGCCGAGAAGCTCGATAAGGGCCTTTATTCCAAAACGGAGGCTGTTCCGGCCAGCTAG
- the accC gene encoding acetyl-CoA carboxylase biotin carboxylase subunit, whose amino-acid sequence MKEIKKLLVANRGEIALRVLRSAKEMGLQTVAIYSEADRQALHVRYADEAVCVGGPQSSESYLRGDAILEVCRRLNVDAIHPGYGFLSENAEFARMVTEAGLIFVGPSPEAMNIMGDKLSAKQAVKAYDIPLVPGTDEAISDVEEAKRIASEVGFPILIKASAGGGGKGMRIVNNAEEFEEQMQLAINEATSAFGDGSVFIEKFVTGPRHIEIQVLGDEHGNIVHLFERECSIQRRHQKVIEEAPSSVLTPELRAEMGRCAVDVARACNYTGAGTVEFLLDDQRNFYFLEMNTRLQVEHPVTEQITGLDLVKEQIRVAQGLPLPFTQDELTITGHALELRVYAEDPQNNFLPDIGTLTTYVRPQGPGVRVDDGFEQGMDIPIYYDPMIAKLVTFGKDRTEAIERMLRAIDEYQITGIQTTLPFGSYVLRHPAFVSGNFDTNFVRDHFTAADLDAKPDETTAKLAAVLTALLISEKKAPAAASNAPASTQGSGWKRNRLGVR is encoded by the coding sequence ATGAAAGAAATCAAGAAGCTGCTGGTCGCCAACCGCGGCGAAATAGCCCTGCGCGTGCTGCGCTCGGCCAAGGAAATGGGCTTGCAGACCGTGGCTATCTATAGTGAGGCCGACCGCCAGGCCCTGCACGTGCGCTACGCCGACGAGGCTGTGTGCGTCGGTGGCCCGCAGTCGTCGGAAAGCTATTTGCGCGGCGACGCCATCCTGGAAGTGTGCCGCCGCCTGAACGTGGATGCCATTCACCCCGGCTACGGCTTCTTGTCGGAAAACGCGGAGTTTGCGCGCATGGTCACCGAGGCCGGGCTGATTTTCGTGGGTCCTTCGCCCGAGGCCATGAACATCATGGGCGACAAGCTCTCGGCCAAGCAGGCCGTAAAAGCCTACGACATCCCGCTGGTACCCGGCACCGACGAGGCCATTTCTGACGTGGAGGAAGCCAAGCGCATTGCTTCGGAAGTAGGTTTTCCCATTCTGATTAAGGCCTCGGCCGGCGGCGGCGGCAAGGGTATGCGCATCGTCAATAACGCCGAGGAGTTTGAGGAGCAGATGCAGCTGGCCATCAACGAGGCCACCTCGGCCTTTGGCGACGGCTCGGTGTTTATTGAGAAGTTTGTGACCGGCCCGCGCCACATCGAGATTCAGGTTCTGGGCGACGAGCACGGCAACATCGTACACCTGTTTGAGCGGGAATGCTCGATTCAGCGCCGCCACCAGAAAGTCATTGAAGAGGCGCCGTCCTCGGTGCTCACGCCCGAGCTGCGGGCCGAAATGGGCCGTTGTGCCGTGGACGTGGCCCGGGCCTGCAACTACACCGGGGCGGGCACCGTGGAGTTTCTGCTCGACGATCAGCGCAACTTCTACTTCCTGGAGATGAACACCCGCCTGCAGGTGGAGCACCCCGTCACGGAGCAGATTACCGGCCTCGATTTGGTGAAAGAGCAGATCCGGGTGGCCCAGGGCCTGCCCCTGCCCTTCACCCAGGACGAGCTGACCATCACCGGCCACGCCCTGGAGCTGCGCGTGTACGCCGAAGACCCGCAAAACAACTTCCTGCCCGACATCGGAACCCTGACCACCTACGTGCGCCCCCAGGGCCCGGGCGTGCGCGTCGATGACGGCTTCGAGCAGGGCATGGACATCCCGATTTATTACGACCCGATGATTGCCAAGCTCGTCACCTTCGGCAAGGACCGCACCGAGGCCATCGAGCGGATGCTGCGCGCCATCGACGAGTACCAGATTACCGGCATCCAGACCACCTTGCCCTTCGGGAGCTACGTGCTCCGGCACCCGGCCTTCGTCAGCGGCAACTTCGACACGAACTTCGTGCGCGACCATTTCACCGCCGCCGACCTCGACGCCAAGCCCGACGAAACCACCGCCAAGCTCGCCGCCGTGCTCACGGCCCTGCTCATAAGCGAAAAGAAAGCCCCGGCCGCGGCCAGTAATGCCCCGGCTTCGACGCAGGGCTCGGGCTGGAAGCGCAATCGGCTGGGCGTACGGTAG
- the holA gene encoding DNA polymerase III subunit delta, protein MLSTPDEILQQLRQRQYAPVYFLQGEEPYYVDYIADILEKHVLPEHDRGFNQVVLYGKDTDVAAILGQARRFPMMAERSVVIVKEAQAVADLESEKAFPFLEAYLKNPLTTTVLVFCYKHKTLDARKKLGKLLAEKAVVMTSKKLYDNQVPAWITSYVRGKKQQITGQATAMLAEYIGTELGRLTNEIDKLLLNVKPGQGIDEELVQQMVGISKDYNIFELQKALVQRDVLKANRILSYFEANPKANPLIPNLTLLFGFFTKLLVLHQRGNPSDADFKKLGIMNSFAQKEYSQALRVYDFGRTRDIIHLLRRADLQSKGVESGSMSDGEILRELVFLILHPVPLSAVVGG, encoded by the coding sequence TTGCTTTCCACCCCCGACGAAATTCTGCAGCAGCTGCGTCAGCGGCAATACGCGCCCGTGTACTTCCTGCAAGGGGAGGAGCCCTACTATGTGGACTACATTGCCGACATCCTGGAAAAACACGTGCTGCCCGAGCACGACCGGGGCTTCAACCAGGTGGTGCTCTACGGCAAGGACACCGACGTAGCCGCCATTCTGGGGCAGGCCCGGCGCTTCCCGATGATGGCCGAACGTTCGGTGGTCATTGTCAAGGAAGCCCAGGCCGTGGCCGACCTGGAGTCGGAAAAGGCTTTTCCGTTTCTGGAAGCCTACCTCAAAAACCCGCTGACGACGACCGTGCTCGTGTTCTGCTACAAGCACAAAACCCTGGACGCGCGCAAGAAGCTGGGCAAGCTGCTAGCCGAAAAGGCCGTGGTAATGACCAGCAAAAAGCTCTACGACAACCAGGTGCCGGCCTGGATTACGAGCTACGTGCGCGGCAAAAAGCAGCAGATTACGGGTCAGGCCACGGCTATGCTGGCCGAGTACATCGGTACCGAGCTGGGCCGGCTGACCAACGAAATCGACAAGCTGCTGCTCAACGTCAAGCCCGGGCAGGGCATCGACGAGGAGCTGGTGCAGCAGATGGTAGGCATCAGCAAGGACTACAACATCTTCGAGCTGCAGAAGGCCCTGGTGCAGCGCGACGTGCTCAAGGCCAACCGTATCCTGAGCTACTTTGAGGCCAACCCCAAAGCCAACCCACTGATTCCGAACCTGACGCTGCTCTTCGGCTTCTTTACCAAGCTGCTCGTGCTCCACCAGCGCGGCAACCCCAGTGACGCCGACTTTAAAAAGCTGGGCATCATGAACTCCTTTGCCCAGAAAGAGTACAGTCAGGCCCTGCGCGTGTACGACTTCGGCCGCACCCGCGACATTATTCACCTCTTGCGCCGGGCCGATTTGCAGAGCAAGGGCGTGGAAAGCGGCTCGATGAGTGACGGAGAAATTTTGCGGGAACTGGTCTTTCTTATTCTGCACCCCGTGCCCCTGAGCGCCGTGGTGGGCGGCTAG
- a CDS encoding PAS domain-containing protein, with the protein MPVAPEAALLFTALPRPFMLFSPDFVIEAVSDAYLQATLSQREQVVGRVVFDAFPDNPLAPEARSTHNLRASLEQVLATKQPHQMAQQHYDVPDPDHPGQFVERHWQVLNTPVLDAQGAVVQIIHMAQDVTAEVQGQARLRESQARERVAQAAAEAQRAELQRVFEQAPIALSRLRGPEFVVEWANARMGQIWGRPLDQIVGRPHFEALPDLAGQGFEAVFAGVLQTGEPYYFRELLVRIEQAHQYYQGYFNITYQPAYDEQGGITGLIASAIEVTDQVRARQQVQDLNQELATSNEELQAANEEYLTANTNLSVTQQRLELLNQQLEARVQERTRQLSEQQQLLRLILGQVPAAIATFSGPEHRYTFFNDAYQTLSGGRARLAQPVAQVLPEVMAQGFVGLLNEVYASGQPFIGTEMPIMLLDAATGQPEPRYLDFILQPLADEHDTSTGILAFIVDVTDKGRARQQAEALQAQLLTAARHQAAERLAFFYIFEQAPVLVALLRDPGHRFEYVNPAYQALFPGRRLVGLTVEEAVPEMLAQGFVALMDHVYQTGETYVGQQMPFLAQPAPGQPPGPVCYYTFTYQAYRENGQVAGISIFAHDVTEQVLIRQKVEGLNQELAAINEELTATNEALLDTNQQLVRSNVDLDNFIYTASHDLKAPISNIEGLLLALEHELPAAGRVGNVDQMLTMMQGAVERFKRTLRHLTEVSRLQQEYKQASAPVELAGVIEAVYLDLQPLVQHTQAQVEVQVPAGLTLLFSEKNLRSVVYNLLSNALKYRAPDRPPRVRIRAWPQADYQVLAIEDNGLGLDLTQRQDKLFAMFQRFHDHVEGTGIGLYMVKKMVENAGGRIEVESQLGQGSTFRVYFLREQQAPGSGQ; encoded by the coding sequence ATGCCCGTTGCGCCCGAAGCAGCCCTGCTGTTCACTGCCCTGCCCCGGCCCTTTATGCTGTTTTCGCCCGACTTCGTGATTGAAGCCGTGAGCGACGCCTACCTGCAGGCCACGCTCAGCCAGCGCGAGCAGGTGGTCGGGCGAGTGGTGTTTGACGCCTTTCCCGACAACCCGCTCGCGCCCGAGGCCCGCAGCACCCACAACCTGCGCGCCTCCCTGGAACAGGTCCTGGCTACGAAGCAGCCCCACCAGATGGCCCAGCAGCACTACGACGTGCCCGACCCCGACCACCCCGGGCAGTTTGTCGAGCGGCACTGGCAGGTGCTCAACACGCCCGTGCTGGATGCCCAGGGGGCCGTGGTCCAGATCATTCACATGGCCCAGGATGTCACGGCCGAAGTGCAGGGCCAGGCGCGCCTGCGGGAAAGCCAGGCCCGGGAACGAGTTGCCCAGGCTGCGGCCGAGGCCCAGCGCGCCGAGTTGCAGCGGGTTTTTGAGCAAGCTCCCATTGCCCTGTCCCGGTTGCGCGGCCCCGAGTTTGTGGTCGAATGGGCCAACGCCCGCATGGGCCAGATCTGGGGCCGCCCCCTCGACCAGATTGTGGGCCGCCCCCACTTCGAGGCCCTGCCCGATCTGGCGGGCCAGGGCTTTGAGGCCGTGTTTGCCGGCGTGCTGCAAACCGGCGAGCCCTACTATTTCCGGGAGCTGCTCGTGCGCATCGAGCAGGCCCACCAGTACTACCAGGGCTACTTCAACATCACCTACCAGCCCGCCTACGACGAGCAGGGCGGCATTACGGGCCTGATTGCCTCGGCCATCGAGGTAACCGACCAGGTGCGGGCCCGCCAGCAGGTGCAGGACCTCAACCAGGAGCTGGCTACCAGCAACGAAGAGCTCCAGGCAGCCAACGAAGAATACCTGACGGCCAACACCAATCTGAGCGTGACCCAGCAGCGGCTCGAACTGCTCAACCAGCAGCTGGAAGCCCGGGTGCAGGAGCGCACCCGCCAGCTGAGCGAACAGCAGCAGCTACTGCGCCTTATCCTGGGGCAGGTGCCGGCCGCCATTGCCACCTTCAGCGGCCCCGAGCACCGCTACACGTTCTTCAACGACGCCTACCAAACCTTGTCCGGGGGCCGCGCCCGGCTGGCGCAGCCCGTAGCCCAGGTCTTACCCGAGGTCATGGCCCAGGGCTTCGTGGGCTTGCTCAACGAGGTCTACGCCTCCGGTCAGCCCTTTATCGGTACCGAGATGCCCATCATGCTCCTGGACGCGGCCACTGGCCAGCCCGAGCCCCGCTACCTGGATTTTATCCTCCAGCCCCTGGCCGACGAGCACGACACGAGTACCGGGATTCTGGCTTTCATTGTCGACGTGACCGACAAGGGTCGGGCCCGCCAGCAGGCCGAGGCCCTGCAGGCCCAGCTGCTGACCGCTGCCCGGCACCAGGCCGCCGAGCGCCTGGCCTTCTTTTACATCTTCGAGCAGGCCCCCGTCCTGGTGGCCTTGCTGCGCGACCCCGGCCACCGCTTCGAGTACGTGAACCCGGCCTATCAGGCCCTGTTTCCCGGCCGCCGGCTCGTGGGCCTGACGGTGGAGGAAGCCGTACCCGAAATGCTGGCCCAGGGCTTTGTGGCCCTGATGGACCACGTCTACCAGACCGGGGAAACCTACGTGGGCCAGCAGATGCCCTTCTTGGCCCAGCCCGCCCCCGGGCAGCCGCCCGGCCCCGTGTGCTACTATACCTTTACCTACCAGGCCTACCGCGAGAACGGCCAGGTGGCAGGCATTTCCATTTTTGCCCACGACGTGACCGAGCAGGTTCTTATCCGCCAGAAGGTGGAAGGCCTCAACCAGGAGCTGGCCGCCATCAACGAGGAGCTCACGGCCACCAACGAGGCGCTGCTCGACACCAACCAGCAGCTCGTGCGCAGCAACGTGGACCTGGACAACTTCATCTACACCGCCTCGCACGACCTGAAGGCGCCCATCTCCAACATCGAGGGCCTGCTGCTGGCCCTGGAGCACGAGCTGCCCGCCGCCGGCCGCGTCGGCAACGTGGACCAGATGCTGACCATGATGCAGGGGGCCGTAGAGCGCTTCAAGCGCACTCTCCGCCACCTGACCGAGGTTTCGCGCCTGCAGCAGGAATACAAGCAGGCCAGCGCCCCCGTGGAGCTGGCCGGCGTGATTGAGGCCGTGTACCTGGATTTGCAGCCCCTGGTGCAGCACACCCAGGCCCAGGTGGAGGTGCAGGTGCCGGCCGGCCTGACCTTGCTCTTCTCGGAAAAGAACCTGCGCTCGGTGGTCTACAATCTGCTCAGCAACGCCCTCAAGTACCGCGCCCCCGACCGGCCCCCGCGGGTGCGCATCCGGGCCTGGCCCCAGGCAGACTACCAAGTGCTGGCCATCGAGGACAACGGCCTGGGCCTGGACCTGACCCAGCGCCAGGACAAGCTCTTTGCCATGTTCCAGCGCTTCCACGACCACGTCGAGGGCACCGGCATCGGGCTCTACATGGTCAAGAAGATGGTCGAAAACGCCGGGGGCCGCATTGAGGTGGAGAGCCAGCTCGGGCAGGGCAGCACCTTCCGCGTGTACTTCCTGCGCGAACAGCAAGCCCCCGGCAGTGGCCAGTAA